The DNA region TATGGGAGAGTTGGTCAGACTTTTTAGAATAGATGGTTGTAGGATGTGTGGACATAGTACTGATACCTATCTTCTTGAGATTGACAGGAATGGTTTAGTGAGAATTGGTCAATCTTTGAAGGAACTTTCTAAGGGGGTGAAGGCTGATGCCAATACTTAGTGGTGATGAGATCCCTATAAAAGAAGATGAGCTCGATAGTCTTGCTATGAAGACCTTTTTAAAGACTCTTGATATTCTGGGTGGACCAAGGAAATTAATTCTCTATAGAAACCTTACTTGGGTTCCAAGCCTTATTGAGGCTTGTTATGCAGTAATATTGAGGGATAGGTATATGAAGACAGAAGCAGAGATAGCCGAGTTTCTTGGACTGACAAAGCAAACAGTAAGGAATATTCTTAAAGCAGATCCTGATATAGTTCTTGATGTCCTTGAAGATGAGTTAAAGAAGAAAGAGATAAAAACTCATGTGGCAGGGGGGCTTGCTAAATTAGCCTATAGAAAAGTAAAAGAGGAGCTTGGTATAGAATAAAGGTATATGGTTAAAGTCGGAGAAGAATATCAAGTAAAGATTGAGAAAATAAATTCTCAAGGACAGGGGATTGCTTATATAAATAGTTTTGTAGTGTTTGTAGATTATGCTCTTCCTGGAGAGGTTGTTAAAATCAAAATTCATACAGCAAAAAGGGATTATGCTGTTGGAAAAATTGTGGAGTTTATAACAAAGGATCCTCAAAGATGTGAACCTGCTTGTAATGTATTTTATCAATGTGGAGGATGTCATTTAATGCATGTTAATTATGGTTATCAATTAGAATTAAAAAGAATGATTGTAGAAGATGCTTTTAAAAGAATTGGAAAGATTGAAAAGGAGATAAGTCCTGTAATAGGTATGGAAAACCCTTACAGATATAGAAACAAGGCAAAAATTCCTGTAGGAAAAAGAAGAGGAAAGGTAGTTTTAGGATTTTATAAGCCCAATACTCATCACATCGTAGATATAAGTGGTTGTATAGTGCAACATGAAGATGCGGATAAAGTTATAGAAACCACAAAAGAAGCTATAAAAAAATTTCATATAGAAGTTTATAATGAGCTTCAACACACAGGACTTTTGAGGTTTGTAGTGGTAAGAAGATCTTTTGCCTTTGATGATCTTATGGTGGTTCTTGTTTCCAAAGGGATGATTGATAATGCCAAAAAGATTGCAAGATTTTATAGATATAGACTTAAGAATTTAAAGTCTTTTTATATAAATATCAATCCTAAAAGGACAAATGAGATCTTTGGGGAAGAGAGTAGACTTATATGGGGAGAGGAGGTAATAAGAGATAAAATTGGAGAATTTATATTTGAGATATCTCCTGTTTCCTTTTTTCAGATAAATTCTATTCAAACGGAAAAACTTTATAACAAGGCTTTAGAGTATTTATCCCCTAATAGTAAATTGGTTTTTGACGCTTATTGTGGAATTGGAACTATTTCTCTTTTTCTCTCTAAAAAAGCTGAAAAAGTGTATGGGATAGAAGTAGAAAGATCAGCTATTGAAGATGCTTGGAAGAATGCGAGAATAAATAAGGTTAAAAATGTGGAGTTTATTTGGGGAAGATCTGAAGAGGTAATACCTAGATTAATCGAGGATGGGAAGATTCCTGATGCTATAGTGTTGGATCCACCAAGAAAGGGATGTGATCAAAATCTTCTTGAGGCTATAATCCGTGCTAAGGTTAAGCAGATTATATACATCTCTTGTTATCCTTCAACCTTAGCAAGGGATGTGAATATTCTTGTGGATGCTGGTTATAATTTGGTGAATATTCAGCCTGTAGATATGTTTCCTCAAACTTTCCATGTGGAGAATATTGCCTTACTTGAAAAGGGATAAAAAATTAGTTAGGAAAGTGATAAAATAAAAAACAAAAAGTTGTTTATGAGGATCTTTCATGGATGTTGATAGATATGTAGAGTTTAAGGAAAAAGTGGTGAAAAACGTTTCAAAGGCCATAGTAGGGAAGGAAAAGATAATTGAGCTTATAGCAATATCTTTTATATGTGGAGGACACGTTTTATTAGAAGATGTGCCTGGACTTGGGAAGACTCTTATGGTAAAAGCTTTTGCTAAAACTATTGGAGGAAGTTTTAAGAGAATTCAGTTTACTCCAGACCTTCTCCCTTCAGATCTTACAGGGATTAATTTTTATAATCAGAAAAAAGGGGAATTTGAATTTAGGCCTGGACCATTGTTTGCTAATGTTATTCTTGCTGATGAAATAAATAGGGCAACTCCAAGGACTCAAAGTAGTTTATTAGAAGCAATGGAAGAAAAGCAAGTTACTGTAGATGGAGTTACTTGGAAGCTTCCTGATCCTTTCATGGTGCTTGCAACTCAAAATCCTGTAGAAACTTACGGAACTTTTCCTCTTCCTGAAGCAGAACTGGATAGATTTTTTATGAGAATAAAGATTGGATACCCCACGAGAGAAGAGGAAATAGAAATTATAAATAGAAATAAAAAGAGGGACATGCTTGAAGATGTGGAAAGTGTAGTAAATTTTGATGAAATAGAGTATTTAAGAAATAATTTTAGTAATGTAAAAATCTCGAGAGAAGTACTGAATTACCTTCTTGACATAGTAGAGTATACTCGAAATTCCGATACTATTCTTCTAGGAGTAAGTCCTAGAGGGAGTATTGCCCTTTTTAAGGCAAGTCAAGTTTATGCTCTCTTTAATGGTAGAGATTACGTAATACCTGAAGATATAAAGTACCTTGCTCCTTTTATACTGAATCATAGGATAATCTCTATGGGTGCATCCAGAACTAAGGATATATATGAGAATATCAATATTATTGTTGACAATGTTAAAGTCCCATTAGAGGAATTTTAAGAGGAATTTTAAATGGTATATCTCTTACTTTTTTTAATATTAATTGGTATTTTGTTAAACGAATTATCAAAAAGATATATCCTTGACAAGGTATACTTCAATAGAAATTTTTCGAAGAGAGTTGCTGAAATAGCAGAAGAT from Dictyoglomus turgidum DSM 6724 includes:
- a CDS encoding AAA family ATPase yields the protein MDVDRYVEFKEKVVKNVSKAIVGKEKIIELIAISFICGGHVLLEDVPGLGKTLMVKAFAKTIGGSFKRIQFTPDLLPSDLTGINFYNQKKGEFEFRPGPLFANVILADEINRATPRTQSSLLEAMEEKQVTVDGVTWKLPDPFMVLATQNPVETYGTFPLPEAELDRFFMRIKIGYPTREEEIEIINRNKKRDMLEDVESVVNFDEIEYLRNNFSNVKISREVLNYLLDIVEYTRNSDTILLGVSPRGSIALFKASQVYALFNGRDYVIPEDIKYLAPFILNHRIISMGASRTKDIYENINIIVDNVKVPLEEF
- the rlmD gene encoding 23S rRNA (uracil(1939)-C(5))-methyltransferase RlmD, with the protein product MVKVGEEYQVKIEKINSQGQGIAYINSFVVFVDYALPGEVVKIKIHTAKRDYAVGKIVEFITKDPQRCEPACNVFYQCGGCHLMHVNYGYQLELKRMIVEDAFKRIGKIEKEISPVIGMENPYRYRNKAKIPVGKRRGKVVLGFYKPNTHHIVDISGCIVQHEDADKVIETTKEAIKKFHIEVYNELQHTGLLRFVVVRRSFAFDDLMVVLVSKGMIDNAKKIARFYRYRLKNLKSFYININPKRTNEIFGEESRLIWGEEVIRDKIGEFIFEISPVSFFQINSIQTEKLYNKALEYLSPNSKLVFDAYCGIGTISLFLSKKAEKVYGIEVERSAIEDAWKNARINKVKNVEFIWGRSEEVIPRLIEDGKIPDAIVLDPPRKGCDQNLLEAIIRAKVKQIIYISCYPSTLARDVNILVDAGYNLVNIQPVDMFPQTFHVENIALLEKG